The genomic window TTCAGCAAACTTAAATTGTGTAGGGCAAAATCCCGTCTTCCCTTCAGATAGGCTGTTAATAAACCTTGGGTATCTAACTTCCGCTTAACTTTAGAATTTTGAACTTGCGAACCATTGCTGTTGCTGTTAGCTAAAGTCGTTGATTTGGCCATCCCAGAACTCTGGTGTAATCCAGCCGCTTCCGCTGCCTTGGCTCGTCTAGCGCGAATTGCTGCCGCTACCTGTGCCACTCCTACACTGGTAACAGCAGTAGAGGAGTTGTTACATAAAACAGCAGAATTTTCCAGGTAGTTGTGTGTTCGCTCTTTATATCCACTATCTGATTTAATCAGTAAACCCTTTGCTAAACTTTCTAAGTATGGTTCTATTTCCAATGCTCTGAGAACTTCTGCCGCTGACTGATAGCGACTACGTACAGACACGTCTAACATTTTTCGCAATACATTGCTCAAGTGGTCACTCACTTGCACAAGCGGCTCCCACATCATCTCGCCAGTGTTGGGATTGTAATTTAACTCTTTAGGTGTTTTGCTAGTCAGTAAATAAATGCATGTCACCCCCAGTGCATAGATATCACTGGCGTAGACTGGACGCATAGCCATTTGTTCTGGAGGTGCAAAACCAGGAGTGCCAATGGCATATGCAGTTAATACTGTTTGTCCTGATTGACTCGTCGCACCTTGAGTGACTTGGTCTTTGACGGCGCCAAAGTCAATGAGTACCATTCTGGCATCTTGAGTGCGGCGAATTAAGTTGGCTGGCTTGATATCACGGTGAATCACCTTTTGCTCATGGATGTATTGCAGTAGTGGCAGAATCTCGCTTAAGAATTGCTTGACTCCAGTTTCGCTCAAGATGCCGTTAAGTTTGACCTCCTCCTGCAAGGTATCACCACTGATATATTCTTGAACTAAATAGAATTGTTCATGATCTTCAAAATAGTCTAACAACCTTGGTACTTGGGGATGATTGCCAATCTTACCTAGAGTTTTGGCTTCTCGCTCAAAGAGTTCTCTGGCCATCTGTAAAACGTGTGGAGCGCTTCCTGATGGGCGTAATTGCTTAATTACACAACTCGGTTCTCCTGGTAAGCCTAGATCATCAGCTAAGAAGGTTGCTCCAAAGCCACCCTGACCTAATGGTTTGATCACCTGATAGCGATCGCGCAACAGTAGTTGCGAGCCACAAGACTGACACCTTTGACTATTTACCAAATTTTCTGGATTGGGACAGGTAGGATTTAAGCAGTAGCTCATGCACTGTCAACTCGCTGCACGAATAATCACGGTGAGTGTTATACTCCCTTTCAATTATTTAGATATTAATCAACTCTTGCCAGGTAATTTTTGCTGGAAATCCTTTGAAGAGTTCCTAAAGTTTAACTAGTATTACGTAAAGCGACCGTCTAAGTAAGACAATTAATTATATTTATACTAATAAGTAATGTTTAAGCTACTTTTTTATCGGTAGTATTGTTTGACATTGCTGAAACAGCCTTAAGCCAGAGACTTTGAATCCAAAATTGGTATTAGAGGTATTGGAGGGCAGTGCCCATCCTACAAAAAATCGCTGTAGGATTTTGGATGCCCAAATTTGGAGGCAATTTAGAATCGTCTCCATTAGTCCTTAAGTAACTATTAGCTGGCTTTCATGTCCACACTAATCAGCTGTTCGATAAGTGCAAAAACATCACTGCGGCTGAGTTTCTCTTTACCATTAGCAAGGGCGTCAAGGGTGCCATTAGCCAATGTTAAGGGAATTTGGCAAAAATCTAAGGCTGGGCCTGTAGGAAGATTTTTGGTGTAAGCTTCTGCTAGGGCTAAATTGCGCCGAGCATACTCTTGCATATTTGCTGCACTCCAACCCTCTGGAAAAAAGTCTACCCCACGCCCTAAATCTTGAGTATGGTTACGCAGGATATTAACTGCTTGTAAACCCCGACCAAACCCAATCGCCTGGGTACGGTTAGTTTGCGTTCCATCGTACCAAGTCCATAAGTCTGAAAGTAATAATCCCACTGCACCTGCAACCCCAAAAGTATAACGATCCAAATCAGATTCTGTGTAAATTTTCCAGTTTCTTTCTGCCCAGTAAGCCATCCGGTCTGCCATTGCAGCAGTGGCATCCCAAATTCGAGGTGCAATGGTCTCTGGTGCTAGCAGTGACCATTCTCTAATCCTCACAGTGACTTCTTCTAAGGTATTCTCATACCCACTAAATCCTCCAAAGAAAGCATCTACCGCGAAGCCATCAACCCCTGCCTGTAATGTCAGACTAATCGTTCTTAACAGCTTTGCTTTCGTAGCGTTATCTAGTTCGGGATGATCTTCAATTTCATCAATGGCACGCATACACAAATATGCTGATGCTACTGCTTCTTGCAATCCTGGCGGTAAAAGACTAATTGGAATATAAAAAGTTCGGCTAGTTTCTTTGAGGATTTGCAATGCATCTCTACGTAAATTCATGTTTTCACTCCCCGATTGATTTTTGCACCACATGAAGTTTGCAGTTTTTTGATGATACTGGATATAGTTTTGACTAAACCTTAAAAACTATAGACTATAAGATACGCTAGTATTTAATCTAAAAATTAATAGTTTTTGGTGTTGCAATTAACAAAACTCTCAAATTTATCAAAGTCCTATCTAGTATATAAGGTTTTGGTTGCAAAAATGTGTAAGGCGTCGTTTGATATAGCTTTCAGAAAGTTTTAGTGTATATATAAAGAATTATGCTAATATTTAGTTAATTCCCGCGAAAATTTTCCATCAGTAAATATCC from Nostoc sp. UHCC 0926 includes these protein-coding regions:
- a CDS encoding serine/threonine-protein kinase produces the protein MSYCLNPTCPNPENLVNSQRCQSCGSQLLLRDRYQVIKPLGQGGFGATFLADDLGLPGEPSCVIKQLRPSGSAPHVLQMARELFEREAKTLGKIGNHPQVPRLLDYFEDHEQFYLVQEYISGDTLQEEVKLNGILSETGVKQFLSEILPLLQYIHEQKVIHRDIKPANLIRRTQDARMVLIDFGAVKDQVTQGATSQSGQTVLTAYAIGTPGFAPPEQMAMRPVYASDIYALGVTCIYLLTSKTPKELNYNPNTGEMMWEPLVQVSDHLSNVLRKMLDVSVRSRYQSAAEVLRALEIEPYLESLAKGLLIKSDSGYKERTHNYLENSAVLCNNSSTAVTSVGVAQVAAAIRARRAKAAEAAGLHQSSGMAKSTTLANSNSNGSQVQNSKVKRKLDTQGLLTAYLKGRRDFALHNLSLLNLQGADLSQTNFHSAQLQKTNLQGANLHNSDFGRASLTRANLKDANLSKAYFNHADLEGADLRGADLSNAYLSNANLRGANLCGANLTSAKISDEQLALAKTNWMTVRPNGKRGLL
- a CDS encoding phytoene/squalene synthase family protein, with protein sequence MNLRRDALQILKETSRTFYIPISLLPPGLQEAVASAYLCMRAIDEIEDHPELDNATKAKLLRTISLTLQAGVDGFAVDAFFGGFSGYENTLEEVTVRIREWSLLAPETIAPRIWDATAAMADRMAYWAERNWKIYTESDLDRYTFGVAGAVGLLLSDLWTWYDGTQTNRTQAIGFGRGLQAVNILRNHTQDLGRGVDFFPEGWSAANMQEYARRNLALAEAYTKNLPTGPALDFCQIPLTLANGTLDALANGKEKLSRSDVFALIEQLISVDMKAS